The genome window ATCGGGAGATCTTAGGATCCCTATAGGGGCTGGAGATCTCCATCATCCATCACCCAATTGAGCTGCAACCTGACCCAAGGCGATTCCACCATCACCTGGAGGTACCTTAGAGTTCAGAACGAGTTGAACTCCCTCCCTACCAAGCGCATCTTCTATACCCCTGATCAGTAAGGTGTTGACGGCCGCCCCTCCGGATACCATCACTATCTCGGAATCCGTCCTATTCAGAGCTCTAAGGGCAACCTCACCTAAGGCCCTTCCTAGCAGGTAAATCGATGTGTACGCCAGATCCCTCCTGCTTCCATCCTCGTTGTAGAGGATCCGCTTCAGAAGCTCGCTGGTGTCCACTACACCTCCTTCCACGGGGATATCCAAGTTCCGAACGAGAGATCCCTTTTCAGCGAAGGCCTCGAGTTTCATTGCTGGCTCTCCCTCATAAGTCCTCTCAAAGCAAACTCCAAGCAGAGCCGACACAGAATCCAAGACCCTCCCGACGCTCGATATGAGAGGAGCCTTGGAACACTGTCTCAGTGCCAATTCCACCTCCATCTCTCCACCAGGAAGCTTATCCATCAAGTGTTTTTCTCTCAGGACCTCCCGTATCTCTGACTCAGAGAGGAACGTGCTCAACATTCCTACCAGCATCCTGACCGGGTACTTGGAAGCCCTGTCTCCTCCGGGCATGGGCTGGGGTCTGAGATGTCCGATCCTCCTATATCCTTCATAGCTCGCAACGAGAACCTCTCCCCCCCAAAGCGTACCGTCATCTCCGTAACCCAGCCCATCGATCGCTATCCCTACGACCTCCTCTCCAGGTCTGACCCTCATCTCGGACATCACAGAGGTTATATGAGCATGATGATGCTGCACGAGCTTGAGTTCGGACCGGTAGAGGTTAGCCCATCTCTCAGCCAACTTTCTCGTGGTGTAGCTGGGATGCATATCCGCTACCAGTATCGCCTCCTCCGGATCTATCCCGTAAATTCCCGTGAAGAACCTGAGCATCCTCTCTAGAAACTCTAGGTTCTCCAATTCATCTGTATCCCCTATGTACTGGGTGAGCACAACTTTATCGGAGAATCCCACGGCACCGCTGGTCTGCAACTCGGCCCCGAACGCTATGACAGGCCGATCCAGCTGAGAGGGAAGCCTTATCCAAGCGGGAGCGTACCCCCTTCCCCTCCTCAGCATGGTTACCCTTCCGGCCGTGAACCTGACGACGCTATCGTCCACCCTGTTAACTATGCGCCTGTTGTGATGCAGGAAGTAATCAGCAATGCCCCTCAACCGCTTCCTAGCGCACTCGATTGTGGTGCACATTGGTTTATTGTGCTCGTTTCCGCTCGTCATCACCAAGATCTTGTCTCTCGTGCTATTGAGCAACATGTGGTGGAGAGGTGTGTAGGGGAGCATCACACCTATCGTCGCCAGTCCGGGAGCCACCTGTTCCGATATGAGGCTTCCTTTTTTCTTGGGAACAAGTAAGATAGGCCTCTCCGGACTTGTGAGGATACTCTCAGCGATTCGATCTAGGTAAAAGTGTGAGCGAGCGATATTCAAGTCTAGAGCCATGAGAGCGAAGGGCTTCTCCTTCCGCCTCTTCCTCCTCCTGAGTTCCGAAACAGTATCGTCGTCCGTGGCTAGGCAAGCGATGTGATAGCCCCCCAACCCCTTTATTGCAACTATCCCTCCCTCGTCTATGATCCTTGCAGCCTCTTCTATGGGATCCTCCGCTTCTATCCTTCTCCCATCGGAGTCCTCAAGCCAGAGGCCTGGACCGCATCGCGGGCACGAGATTCCCTGAGCGTGGAACCTTCTCAGGTTGGAAGGATCCCCGTACTCCTCCCTACAATCATTGCATAGTGGGAAAT of Thermoproteota archaeon contains these proteins:
- the hypF gene encoding carbamoyltransferase HypF, with translation MLRVSGIVQGVGFRPFIYRIATRTGLMGHIRNMGGSEVEIFIEGSYESIADFLKLIFVEKPPPAKIEELEFRVVPPAGYSDFRILPSGEEKHVYSMIPPDIAVCDHCLEEVYDPTDRHYRYAFNSCAWCGPRFSMMMDVPYDRHNTTMVDFPLCNDCREEYGDPSNLRRFHAQGISCPRCGPGLWLEDSDGRRIEAEDPIEEAARIIDEGGIVAIKGLGGYHIACLATDDDTVSELRRRKRRKEKPFALMALDLNIARSHFYLDRIAESILTSPERPILLVPKKKGSLISEQVAPGLATIGVMLPYTPLHHMLLNSTRDKILVMTSGNEHNKPMCTTIECARKRLRGIADYFLHHNRRIVNRVDDSVVRFTAGRVTMLRRGRGYAPAWIRLPSQLDRPVIAFGAELQTSGAVGFSDKVVLTQYIGDTDELENLEFLERMLRFFTGIYGIDPEEAILVADMHPSYTTRKLAERWANLYRSELKLVQHHHAHITSVMSEMRVRPGEEVVGIAIDGLGYGDDGTLWGGEVLVASYEGYRRIGHLRPQPMPGGDRASKYPVRMLVGMLSTFLSESEIREVLREKHLMDKLPGGEMEVELALRQCSKAPLISSVGRVLDSVSALLGVCFERTYEGEPAMKLEAFAEKGSLVRNLDIPVEGGVVDTSELLKRILYNEDGSRRDLAYTSIYLLGRALGEVALRALNRTDSEIVMVSGGAAVNTLLIRGIEDALGREGVQLVLNSKVPPGDGGIALGQVAAQLGDG